GAGCTGCAGAACCAGTTCAACCTCAGTGAGCAACAGTGCGCCGAACTGCGCGCCGAACAAGCCGAAGATCAGCGCCGGCAAAACGCCAATCAGGCACTCGCGCAGCAGATCGCCGACGCCTATGCCGAGTACCAGCGCTGGGCGCGTCTGAATGCGTTGATCGGCTCGGCCACCGGCGACACCTTCCGCAAGATCGCCCAGGCCTACAACCTCGACCTGCTGGTGCATCACGCCAACGTGCAGTTGCGCCAACTGGTCAAACGCTATCGTTTGAAACGCGGCGGCAGCATGCTCGGCCTCTTGGTGATGGATACCGAGATGGGCGACGAATTGCGCTCGGTGCATTCGCTGTCCGGCGGCGAGACTTTCTTGGTGTCGCTGGCCCTTGCACTGGGGCTGGCATCGATGGCCTCGAGCACGCTGAAAATCGAATCGCTGTTCATCGACGAAGGCTTCGGCAGCCTCGATCCGGAGTCGCTGCAACTGGCCATGGATGCACTCGACGGCTTGCAGGCGCAGGGGCGCAAGGTCGCGGTGATTTCCCACGTACAGGAAATGCACGAACGGATTCCGGTGCAGATTCAGGTACAACGCCAAGGCAACGGTTTGAGCACGCTGGAGGTGAAATGAACACGCTGTATTCGTTCCGCCGCTGCCCTTACGCGATGCGCGCGCGAATGGCTCTGCGTTATTCGGGCGTACCGGTGGAGATCGTCGAAGTCAGCCTCAAGGCCAAACCGGCCGAGATGCTGGCGATCTCGCCCAAAGGCACGGTGCCGGTGCTGGATGCGGAGGGTCGGGTGATCGATGAGAGCCTGGAGATCATGCGCTGGGCGTTGGCGCAGCATGATCCGGACGATTGGCTGCTCGGCGGGGATTCACGGATTGCCGGGTTGATCGAGGCTAATGATCAAGGGTTCAAGGTGCATTTGAACCGCTACAAATACGCCGAGCGCTATCCCGAGCAGCCGATGGAGGTTTATCGGGCTGAGGGGGCGTTGTTTTTGCAGCAGTTGGATGAGTTGCTTGAAGGTCGGGATTATTTGCTGAGTGATCATCCGTGTCTCGCGGATATCGCGTTGCTGCCGTTCGTTCGGCAGTTTGCGCATGTTGATCGCGAGTGGTTTGCGCAGACGCCTTATGTGCGGTTGCAGGCGTGGTTGCAGCGCTTGCTCGAATCCGACCTCTTCACCTCGATCATGAAGAAATAACCCCCTCTTCCTGCTTGCCGAACACCTTGTGGCGAGGGGATTCATCCCCGATGGGCGGCGAAGCTGCCTTGAAATCAGACACCTCGGTGTATCAGAATAATCCGGTTCGCCGGGTCTGGGGCCGCTTCGCGGCCCATCGGGGATGAATCCCCTCGCCACAATGGTTCGCTCAATCTAAGCCAGCACGGCGCACATACCGAGTGCCGAGCAATCCACTTCAAACGGCCCAAGGAAATCGACCTCAGCCTTGATCGGCGGATTGCCGGCCAGCAACCCTTGGGAGTTGGCCCGTTCGATATTGTGCGCAATGCTGTGATTGGCCTCTATGGCCCGCGCTAGCGCACCCACCGAGCCTTGGCCGAAGCCGAGCAACGCCGCACCATTGGTTATCAGTGCCAGCCCGGCGATGACCCAGAGTCTGTAACCTTTCATGCGCCGCCCACTCCTGCGAGTTCAGCACGATCAACCAGCACGTCTGCGCGGTGTTCGAACTGGATGCCGGGGTGTGCGACCTCGATCGGTGCGTCG
The Pseudomonas fluorescens genome window above contains:
- a CDS encoding glutathione S-transferase, giving the protein MNTLYSFRRCPYAMRARMALRYSGVPVEIVEVSLKAKPAEMLAISPKGTVPVLDAEGRVIDESLEIMRWALAQHDPDDWLLGGDSRIAGLIEANDQGFKVHLNRYKYAERYPEQPMEVYRAEGALFLQQLDELLEGRDYLLSDHPCLADIALLPFVRQFAHVDREWFAQTPYVRLQAWLQRLLESDLFTSIMKK